One genomic segment of Ehrlichia chaffeensis str. Arkansas includes these proteins:
- the nuoI gene encoding NADH-quinone oxidoreductase subunit NuoI: MIYKKNFSKLSPITNLIRSALLNCRGMYITLRYMFKPKVTLNYPLEKGPLSTRFRGEHALRKYKNGEERCIACKLCEAICPAQAITIEAQERDDGSRRTVRYDIDMTKCIYCGFCQEACPVDAIVEGPNFEYATETREELMYNKSKLLHNGQIWEEAIDLRIKKNSQFY; encoded by the coding sequence ATGATTTATAAGAAAAATTTTTCAAAGTTATCACCTATCACAAATTTGATACGTAGTGCTCTTCTTAACTGTAGGGGTATGTACATTACTTTACGTTATATGTTTAAGCCAAAAGTTACTTTAAACTATCCATTAGAAAAAGGTCCCTTAAGTACAAGGTTTAGAGGAGAACATGCATTACGCAAGTATAAAAATGGAGAAGAACGTTGTATAGCATGCAAATTGTGTGAAGCTATATGTCCAGCTCAAGCAATCACAATTGAAGCTCAAGAACGAGATGATGGTAGTCGCCGTACAGTACGCTATGATATAGACATGACAAAATGCATATATTGCGGTTTCTGCCAAGAAGCATGCCCTGTAGATGCAATAGTAGAAGGTCCAAATTTTGAATATGCAACAGAAACAAGAGAGGAGCTTATGTACAACAAAAGTAAATTACTCCATAATGGACAAATATGGGAAGAAGCCATTGATTTAAGGATCAAAAAGAATAGCCAATTTTATTAA
- the typA gene encoding translational GTPase TypA: protein MLSQGDYQSICNLAIIAHVDHGKTTLLDGMLKQSGTFRENQDVAERVMDNNDLERERGITILAKCTSVIWQGKKINIIDTPGHADFGGEVERVLSMADGVLLLVDASEGPMPQTKFVLSKALKAGLLPIVIINKVDRPDSRVDEVLDEVYELFINLDATSEQLDFPILYASGRNGWCVKNLSDNRESLVPLFEAIVEYVKPVSYDANAPFTMLLTLLESDKFLGRILTGKIYTGTIRVNDSVKVLNLSGEVVEYGKLTKLLAFSGVKRIPIKEAKAGDIIAVAGLEKASVSDSILDSSINFPITSTPVDPPTMAVTISVNDSPFAGTEGVKLTSTVIKARLVAEAETNVAITVKETEQGDAYEVGGRGELQLGVLIETMRREGFELSVSRPRVLLRKDDQGQVLEPIEEVVIDVDEAYSGVIMEKLSFRKGDMRDLRPSGKDRVRMIFLVPSRGLIGYQGEFLTDSHGTGIMNRLFHSYAPHKGNIPTRNNGVLISTDKGDAVAYAIFNLQDRGIMFVKPQDKVYCGMIVGLHNRENDIDVNVLKGKQLTNIRAAGSDEAVRLVPPKVMTLEEMIAFINDDELVECTPKSIRLRKKYLDPNERKRASRASKNMV, encoded by the coding sequence ATGTTGTCACAAGGTGATTATCAGTCGATATGTAATTTAGCAATTATTGCTCATGTTGATCATGGGAAAACAACGCTATTAGATGGTATGTTAAAACAGAGTGGTACATTTAGAGAAAATCAAGATGTAGCTGAAAGGGTGATGGATAATAATGATTTGGAACGTGAACGTGGTATTACCATTTTAGCAAAGTGTACATCTGTTATTTGGCAAGGTAAGAAAATTAATATAATTGATACTCCAGGACATGCGGATTTTGGTGGAGAGGTAGAAAGAGTATTGTCAATGGCAGATGGAGTGTTACTGCTTGTTGATGCGTCAGAGGGTCCTATGCCTCAGACTAAGTTTGTCTTATCAAAAGCATTGAAAGCTGGATTATTACCAATAGTGATTATAAATAAAGTTGATAGGCCAGATAGTAGAGTAGATGAAGTACTAGATGAAGTGTATGAGTTATTTATCAATCTGGATGCTACTAGTGAGCAATTGGATTTTCCAATATTATATGCATCAGGAAGAAATGGATGGTGTGTTAAAAATTTGTCTGATAATAGGGAAAGTTTAGTACCATTATTTGAAGCGATTGTTGAATATGTAAAGCCTGTTTCTTATGATGCTAATGCACCATTTACTATGTTGTTGACTTTATTAGAGTCGGACAAATTTTTAGGTAGAATATTAACGGGAAAAATATATACAGGTACAATACGGGTTAATGACAGTGTTAAAGTATTGAATTTATCTGGTGAAGTTGTTGAATATGGTAAACTTACAAAGCTTTTGGCATTTTCAGGGGTAAAGCGTATCCCAATTAAAGAGGCAAAAGCTGGGGATATTATTGCTGTTGCAGGTCTTGAGAAGGCTTCTGTATCTGATAGTATTCTTGATAGTTCTATTAATTTTCCTATTACATCAACACCTGTTGATCCTCCAACTATGGCAGTAACTATTAGTGTGAATGACTCGCCATTTGCTGGTACGGAAGGAGTAAAATTGACATCGACTGTTATTAAAGCACGCCTTGTAGCTGAAGCTGAAACAAACGTTGCAATTACAGTTAAAGAGACAGAGCAGGGTGATGCATATGAGGTTGGTGGAAGAGGAGAACTACAGCTTGGAGTGTTAATTGAGACTATGAGAAGGGAAGGTTTTGAACTATCTGTATCTAGACCTCGTGTTTTATTACGTAAAGATGATCAAGGTCAAGTTTTAGAACCTATAGAAGAAGTTGTTATAGATGTAGATGAAGCATACAGCGGTGTGATTATGGAAAAATTAAGTTTCCGTAAAGGTGATATGCGAGATTTACGTCCATCTGGAAAAGATAGAGTGAGAATGATATTTTTAGTTCCTTCACGTGGTCTTATAGGGTATCAGGGAGAATTTTTAACAGACTCTCATGGTACTGGAATTATGAACCGGTTATTCCATAGTTATGCTCCACATAAAGGTAATATTCCTACTAGAAATAATGGAGTTCTTATTTCTACTGATAAAGGTGATGCAGTAGCTTATGCAATATTTAATTTGCAAGATCGGGGTATTATGTTTGTTAAACCTCAAGATAAAGTATATTGTGGAATGATTGTTGGGCTTCATAATCGTGAAAATGATATTGATGTTAATGTATTAAAGGGTAAACAATTAACTAATATAAGAGCAGCAGGTTCAGATGAAGCAGTTAGGTTAGTTCCACCAAAAGTAATGACTTTAGAAGAAATGATAGCATTTATTAATGATGATGAATTAGTTGAATGTACACCTAAATCTATCCGTTTGCGTAAAAAATATTTAGATCCTAATGAACGTAAACGTGCTTCCCGTGCTAGTAAGAATATGGTCTAG
- a CDS encoding DUF3023 domain-containing protein gives MLNRQYIRGRTTYNLSLCNKLSICAVNLKSCYVIGNTGPRGKTLVRVTQTHKDEKLPIPNTGDTIFLLKGNIPAYILRDDPELRRLTGKRNLGPFTRSAHFHIYLVVSESKIDEFRQDVSSNVDRDGKVFTCGNLGYYGDLVLGRIPGGPYDCAFNECRDLEYFSGLDLDFVVSKQKPDDSSCCQSCIPRSTKQDNTQNDSSCCQSCIPRSTKQDDTRRQRPEMRQVLAWDYDLQSAVNSQGFVEEEHARAQEREEREQRYRVRAEVMTELMDISVAGIERDLNIIQSHMNK, from the coding sequence ATGCTAAACAGACAGTATATTAGAGGAAGGACGACTTATAATCTGAGTTTATGTAATAAACTTTCAATATGTGCAGTAAATCTAAAGTCGTGTTATGTAATAGGTAATACTGGACCTAGAGGTAAGACACTAGTGCGTGTTACTCAAACTCATAAGGATGAGAAATTACCTATTCCGAACACGGGAGACACTATATTTTTATTAAAGGGTAATATACCAGCTTATATTTTAAGAGATGATCCAGAATTACGTCGTTTGACAGGTAAACGGAATCTGGGGCCATTCACTCGTTCTGCACATTTCCATATATACCTTGTAGTTAGCGAATCTAAAATTGATGAATTTAGGCAAGATGTATCTTCTAATGTTGACCGAGATGGTAAAGTGTTTACTTGTGGTAACCTTGGTTATTATGGAGACCTTGTATTAGGTAGAATACCTGGAGGTCCTTATGATTGTGCATTTAATGAATGCCGTGACTTGGAATATTTTTCAGGATTAGATTTAGACTTTGTAGTATCCAAACAAAAACCTGATGATTCTTCATGTTGTCAAAGTTGTATTCCAAGAAGCACAAAACAGGATAATACACAAAATGATTCTTCATGTTGTCAAAGTTGTATTCCAAGAAGTACAAAACAGGATGATACCCGAAGACAAAGACCAGAGATGCGTCAAGTATTAGCATGGGATTATGATCTTCAAAGCGCAGTAAACAGTCAGGGTTTTGTAGAGGAAGAACATGCTAGGGCACAAGAAAGAGAAGAGAGAGAGCAGCGATATAGAGTGCGTGCTGAAGTAATGACAGAGTTAATGGATATTTCTGTTGCTGGAATTGAACGTGACCTTAATATTATACAAAGTCACATGAATAAATAG
- a CDS encoding DUF3023 domain-containing protein — protein MLGEICLTDKIKFNTLLQEKLLTLDCVQLQAVYPIGITDSKGQLIVQSTKTHRRRKLPLPGPRSNLFLLRCRLPAAAVEDDEELRGLLGEPGILTAYYNISVYYMVHSKNLDPFLLHAASNMSLCRKNFVGLGNYGGIVIVRGHGTKYDEDFSEERDLVQIGGLSNVKFLSEEDFTKYFEVEQAEVEQAAAQQEVSGADVVSESSGSGQDKDKLAAEVMTQLMGLSIEGIESQFPEKHK, from the coding sequence ATGTTAGGTGAAATATGTTTAACTGATAAAATAAAATTTAATACCCTGTTACAGGAAAAGTTATTAACTCTTGATTGTGTACAGTTACAAGCAGTTTATCCAATAGGTATTACTGATTCTAAAGGTCAGTTAATAGTGCAGAGTACTAAAACTCATCGAAGAAGAAAGTTACCTCTTCCAGGTCCAAGGAGTAACCTATTTTTACTTAGATGTAGGTTACCGGCTGCTGCAGTAGAAGATGATGAAGAATTAAGAGGTTTACTGGGTGAACCTGGTATATTAACTGCTTATTATAACATAAGTGTATACTATATGGTGCATAGTAAAAACCTTGATCCGTTTCTGTTACATGCGGCAAGTAATATGTCACTATGTCGAAAAAATTTTGTAGGTCTTGGTAATTACGGTGGGATTGTAATCGTTAGAGGTCATGGTACAAAATATGATGAAGATTTTAGTGAAGAAAGAGACTTAGTACAAATTGGTGGTTTAAGTAATGTAAAATTTTTATCTGAAGAAGATTTTACGAAATATTTTGAAGTAGAACAGGCTGAAGTAGAACAAGCTGCAGCACAACAAGAAGTATCAGGTGCAGATGTAGTATCTGAGAGTTCTGGTAGTGGACAAGATAAGGATAAACTAGCAGCCGAAGTCATGACACAATTAATGGGTCTTTCTATTGAAGGCATTGAATCTCAGTTTCCTGAAAAGCATAAGTAA
- a CDS encoding DUF3023 domain-containing protein produces the protein MFNNRNVQNRKTYNKALCSALSSCYGIRLKSAYVIGNTEGERMLVHASKTHKDPLYKHVPASGSVLFLLKGSLSKDQVLNNPELRGLLGSSFGMFTRSLKFQCYLLVPENRVNRFYARVFLETSLGNGRSYNNLGCYGNIILGHVHGGPYSNVFDETKDLATFVGLDATFLVSKSVGSCCYKTEEREFVNSSDFVDLETGSNEEQSVLQQQSNQSNRRLERVVAQLEDVVISNVSSSPGVQR, from the coding sequence GTGTTTAATAATAGAAATGTACAAAACAGAAAAACTTATAATAAAGCTTTATGTAGTGCATTGTCATCTTGTTACGGAATAAGATTGAAGTCAGCTTACGTAATAGGTAATACTGAAGGTGAGCGAATGTTAGTGCATGCCTCTAAGACTCATAAAGATCCACTTTATAAACATGTTCCAGCTTCAGGATCTGTTTTATTTTTACTAAAAGGTAGTTTATCAAAAGATCAAGTATTAAACAATCCAGAGTTGCGTGGTTTGCTGGGAAGTAGTTTTGGAATGTTTACTCGTAGTCTAAAATTTCAGTGTTACCTTCTAGTACCAGAAAACAGGGTAAATCGGTTTTATGCTCGAGTGTTTCTAGAAACATCATTAGGAAATGGGCGATCTTATAATAATCTTGGTTGTTATGGTAATATTATATTGGGTCATGTACATGGTGGACCATATAGTAATGTTTTTGATGAAACAAAAGATTTAGCAACTTTTGTAGGGTTAGATGCAACCTTTTTAGTCTCAAAAAGTGTAGGAAGTTGTTGTTATAAGACTGAAGAGCGAGAATTTGTTAACAGCTCGGATTTTGTAGATTTAGAGACGGGGAGTAATGAAGAACAAAGTGTATTGCAACAACAATCAAATCAGTCAAATCGGCGTTTGGAGAGAGTAGTGGCACAATTAGAAGATGTTGTTATATCTAATGTAAGTAGTAGTCCTGGTGTGCAGCGTTGA
- a CDS encoding DUF3023 domain-containing protein: protein MFSNKSLEDLISCNSVLCAKITSLLKLQVKECYLIGTNGPRGKLLVRVTKTQENLSLGVGVDLGKNLFLIKCRIPRSVVMQDRELRSLVGGPVILKRYVKLNLYFMAKAECFSDFFYNIWKQVVEYDGYKDVFNFCSYGKLVFVRVRGGDSDKHFNEYQALKNIAQLNADFLLEEEKGLLSRKKVQKLIESVDNSDDSSLGAVGGALRVVPSFQQSKHRILKSRECESKDNMIQYLEDLSIQLEAMISKDEVITYLKNISVQFENMISRDDELCGLK, encoded by the coding sequence ATGTTTAGTAATAAATCCTTAGAAGATCTTATATCATGTAATAGTGTTCTATGTGCTAAGATAACCTCTCTTTTAAAGCTTCAAGTCAAAGAGTGTTATTTAATTGGTACTAATGGCCCTAGAGGTAAATTATTAGTTAGAGTTACTAAAACTCAAGAAAATCTTTCTTTAGGTGTGGGTGTAGATCTAGGAAAGAATCTTTTCTTAATAAAGTGTAGAATACCACGTAGTGTAGTAATGCAAGATCGAGAGCTTAGGTCTCTTGTAGGTGGTCCTGTAATATTGAAGCGCTATGTTAAGCTCAATTTATACTTTATGGCTAAGGCAGAATGTTTTTCAGATTTTTTTTACAATATATGGAAACAAGTAGTAGAGTATGATGGATATAAGGATGTTTTTAATTTTTGTTCTTATGGTAAACTTGTATTTGTTAGAGTACGTGGAGGAGATAGTGATAAACATTTTAATGAGTATCAAGCCTTAAAGAATATTGCGCAGTTAAATGCAGATTTTCTTTTGGAAGAAGAGAAAGGTTTATTGTCACGTAAAAAAGTACAGAAGTTAATAGAATCAGTAGATAATAGTGATGATTCATCCTTAGGTGCAGTAGGTGGAGCTTTAAGAGTGGTACCTAGTTTTCAGCAATCTAAACATCGGATACTAAAAAGTCGTGAATGTGAGTCAAAAGATAACATGATTCAATATTTAGAAGATCTTTCTATACAACTTGAAGCTATGATTAGTAAAGATGAAGTGATTACATATTTAAAGAATATCTCTGTTCAATTTGAAAATATGATCAGTAGAGATGATGAGTTATGTGGTCTAAAATAG
- a CDS encoding DUF3023 domain-containing protein gives MFSKMSLEDQKKYNDLLCKKVTSLPFIEVSGCFVIGTTDSNGELNVRVTKTHVDQEQIPFGTQSGNKLILMKCRMPSSFVMEEEPLRNTINPIAKFSSTFEVNMYFLVNDGSATDFFLNVWRKTHYRKYKRFANFCGYGKFVYARVRTASNDKDFDEFEALANVAQLKANFTVQQEIKGLLSSKKKVIVRSTIDGSELGAVGGEGIVGKHLEMKEVPTDDLLGGIFTQGESKLGAVGGESVVGKHLEMKEVPTDDLLGGIFTQDESKLGAVGGEGIAAKHPKKKKEVPPMVNEVITVLQNISVELEKVISKDGKT, from the coding sequence ATGTTTAGTAAAATGTCTTTGGAAGATCAAAAAAAATATAATGATTTATTATGTAAAAAAGTAACAAGTTTGCCATTTATTGAAGTTTCAGGATGTTTTGTCATAGGTACGACTGATTCTAATGGTGAGTTAAATGTTAGGGTAACTAAAACTCATGTAGATCAAGAGCAAATACCTTTTGGGACACAGTCAGGAAATAAGCTGATTTTAATGAAGTGTAGAATGCCAAGTAGTTTTGTAATGGAGGAAGAACCGTTAAGGAATACGATTAATCCTATTGCCAAATTTTCTAGTACTTTTGAAGTAAATATGTACTTTTTAGTTAACGATGGATCTGCTACAGACTTCTTTCTTAATGTATGGCGGAAAACACACTATAGAAAGTATAAACGTTTTGCAAATTTTTGTGGTTATGGAAAGTTTGTATATGCTAGAGTACGTACTGCATCGAATGATAAAGATTTTGATGAGTTTGAAGCTTTAGCAAATGTAGCCCAATTAAAAGCAAATTTTACTGTACAACAAGAAATCAAAGGTTTACTGTCAAGTAAGAAAAAAGTGATAGTACGATCTACTATAGATGGGTCAGAATTAGGTGCAGTTGGTGGTGAAGGTATAGTAGGCAAACATCTGGAAATGAAAGAAGTTCCAACAGATGATTTACTCGGTGGAATATTTACGCAAGGTGAGTCAAAATTAGGTGCAGTTGGTGGTGAAAGTGTAGTAGGCAAACATCTGGAAATGAAAGAAGTTCCAACAGATGATTTACTCGGTGGAATATTTACGCAAGATGAGTCAAAATTAGGTGCAGTTGGTGGTGAAGGTATAGCAGCCAAACATCCGAAAAAGAAGAAAGAAGTTCCACCAATGGTAAATGAAGTAATTACGGTATTACAGAATATTTCTGTTGAGCTTGAGAAGGTGATCAGTAAGGACGGTAAAACATGA
- the hemC gene encoding hydroxymethylbilane synthase, giving the protein MNIRIGTRGSILAIAQTLEIKNLLNRYFPEISVQIVKIKTSGDINNQVPLSAIGGKSLFIKEIEEALLMGKVDLAVHSVKDIPAFYCEGLIIPCVLKRNSPYDVFISSKHKDIKSLPLNATIGTSSVRRKVQLNYLRPDLQVVPVRGNIDTRILKANVGEFDGIVLAEAGLIRINRCDVIKEILSPKIMLSAVGQGAIGIQCRVDDHSIINKIKVLNCHQSYVCVMAERSFLKTINGSCDTPLAALAQYVNNDTIHMSCMLANEKNMVFASCCFNECDAEKSGINMGKKLMDELSQYY; this is encoded by the coding sequence ATGAATATAAGAATTGGGACGAGAGGAAGTATTTTAGCGATAGCACAGACATTAGAAATTAAAAATCTGTTAAACAGATATTTTCCTGAAATTAGTGTTCAAATTGTTAAAATTAAGACTTCTGGAGATATCAATAATCAGGTTCCTCTGAGTGCTATAGGTGGAAAAAGCTTATTTATAAAGGAAATAGAGGAAGCATTATTAATGGGGAAAGTAGATTTAGCTGTGCATTCAGTAAAAGACATACCAGCATTTTATTGTGAGGGGTTGATCATTCCTTGTGTGTTAAAACGTAATAGCCCATATGATGTTTTTATTTCATCTAAGCATAAAGATATAAAATCACTTCCTCTTAATGCAACCATAGGTACATCTTCTGTGAGAAGAAAAGTACAGTTAAATTATTTGCGTCCAGATCTTCAAGTAGTTCCTGTTAGAGGTAATATAGACACTAGAATATTAAAGGCTAATGTTGGTGAATTTGATGGTATAGTATTGGCTGAAGCTGGATTAATCAGAATAAATAGATGTGATGTAATTAAAGAAATATTAAGTCCTAAAATAATGTTAAGTGCAGTAGGACAAGGTGCAATAGGTATTCAATGCAGAGTTGATGATCATAGTATAATAAATAAGATTAAGGTTTTAAATTGCCATCAGTCTTACGTTTGTGTAATGGCTGAAAGAAGTTTTTTAAAAACAATTAATGGTTCTTGTGATACGCCATTAGCAGCGCTAGCTCAGTACGTTAATAACGATACAATTCATATGTCTTGTATGCTTGCAAATGAAAAAAATATGGTATTTGCAAGCTGCTGCTTTAATGAGTGTGATGCGGAAAAATCAGGTATTAATATGGGAAAGAAATTAATGGATGAATTGAGTCAGTATTATTAA
- a CDS encoding bifunctional folylpolyglutamate synthase/dihydrofolate synthase — translation MVSMPHWPKPIGLAPADLVCDMIPGRMRQLLDRLGNPEKKLPPVIHIAGTNGKGSTISFIRYILNSAGLKTHIYTSPHLVEFNERVVLAGKRISDQYLHEVIEICREASEGIPVTFFEGTTAAILLAFSKVDADIVLVETGVGGRLDATNVVHPILNIITSISLEHTEALGNTVELIAGEKAGIMKENVTCVIAPQDQESIMNVLEYHAIKKNVPLYRGGIDWFCERKGDSMLFKSSVDELLFPLPSLRGEHQIINAGNAIAACSILSGKFGYNIDYENIVQGLKEAYWPARLEKITTGFLSKMVPQLWDLFLDGAHNPAGGEMLSRWIQNNELGDLYIIIGMTREKDSAVFLNYLKPYIKFLSSVCIKSEPRAQTAAELLQTALSLGIKAVAAKTLADAISKILEVGDCNRKSTILICGSLYLAGDVLLENSME, via the coding sequence ATGGTAAGTATGCCCCACTGGCCTAAACCTATAGGTTTAGCACCGGCTGATCTGGTTTGTGATATGATTCCTGGTAGAATGAGACAATTATTAGATAGGCTAGGTAATCCTGAAAAAAAATTACCTCCAGTGATACATATTGCTGGAACTAATGGTAAGGGGTCAACTATATCGTTTATACGTTATATTTTGAATTCTGCAGGTCTAAAAACTCATATTTACACTTCGCCACACTTAGTAGAATTTAATGAAAGAGTAGTCCTTGCTGGAAAAAGAATATCTGATCAATATTTACATGAGGTTATAGAGATTTGTAGAGAAGCCAGTGAGGGTATCCCTGTTACTTTTTTTGAAGGTACAACTGCAGCAATATTATTAGCATTTTCAAAAGTTGACGCAGATATTGTATTAGTAGAAACAGGTGTTGGTGGACGTCTTGATGCAACAAATGTAGTACACCCAATATTAAATATTATTACTTCAATATCATTAGAGCATACAGAAGCATTAGGCAATACTGTTGAATTAATAGCTGGTGAGAAAGCTGGAATAATGAAAGAGAATGTTACTTGTGTTATTGCCCCACAAGATCAAGAATCAATAATGAACGTTCTAGAATATCATGCAATTAAGAAAAACGTTCCGTTATACCGAGGGGGAATTGATTGGTTTTGTGAAAGGAAAGGCGATAGTATGCTTTTTAAGAGTAGTGTTGATGAGTTACTTTTTCCATTGCCCTCATTACGTGGAGAACATCAGATAATAAATGCAGGTAATGCCATAGCTGCTTGTAGTATACTTTCTGGTAAGTTTGGGTATAATATAGATTATGAAAATATTGTTCAAGGTTTAAAAGAAGCTTATTGGCCAGCTAGATTAGAAAAAATTACTACTGGTTTCCTATCTAAAATGGTGCCTCAACTTTGGGATTTGTTTTTAGATGGGGCTCATAATCCTGCCGGAGGTGAAATGCTATCACGTTGGATACAGAATAATGAATTAGGAGATTTGTACATTATTATTGGAATGACTAGAGAAAAAGATAGTGCTGTATTTTTAAATTATTTAAAACCTTATATAAAATTCTTGTCTAGTGTTTGTATAAAATCTGAACCAAGAGCTCAAACTGCAGCAGAACTATTACAGACTGCATTGTCATTAGGTATAAAAGCTGTTGCGGCTAAGACTTTGGCAGATGCAATTTCTAAAATATTAGAAGTAGGAGATTGTAATAGAAAGTCTACAATTTTAATTTGTGGGTCATTATATTTAGCCGGAGATGTTTTATTAGAAAACAGTATGGAGTAA
- the gatA gene encoding Asp-tRNA(Asn)/Glu-tRNA(Gln) amidotransferase subunit GatA → MKNILKLSIAEMHDNLKKREFSAVELTKLHIEAVNNEKLNAFITKTPEIALSAAEKADYIFTHQKENLTPLTGIPVGIKDLFCTKHVRTTACSNILKNFTPQYDSTVTKRLLDNGAVMLGKLNMDEFAMGSSNSNSCFGHVKNPWVRADGVEVVPGGSSGGSSAAVAGFLCAGALGSDTGGSVRQPAALCGIVGLKPTYGRCSRFGMIAFASSLDQAGVLTRTVEDASLMLQSICGYDIQDSTSANIAVPKFSESITHTIKGKRIGIPKEYELSGKYQEYTEVSEMWAKGIQYLKDEGAEIIEISLPHTSYALPVYYIICSAEASSNLARYDGIRYGARISSDDINEMYELTRGHNFGTEVKRRILIGAYVLSSGYYDAYYNKAQRIRHLVINDFVESFKKIDYILTPTTPKEAFAINEQLDTLTMYLNDVFTVPASLAGLPAISVPIGLSKSNLPLSLQVIGNYYDEGGILNVASIIEKHTGKILK, encoded by the coding sequence ATGAAAAACATTTTAAAATTATCTATTGCAGAAATGCATGACAACTTAAAAAAAAGAGAATTCTCCGCTGTAGAATTAACTAAACTTCATATTGAAGCAGTTAACAACGAAAAATTAAATGCTTTTATAACCAAAACACCAGAAATTGCTTTAAGTGCAGCTGAAAAAGCAGATTACATCTTTACACATCAAAAAGAAAATTTAACTCCTTTAACTGGAATTCCAGTGGGTATAAAAGATTTATTCTGTACAAAACACGTTAGAACAACAGCATGTTCTAACATATTAAAAAATTTTACCCCTCAATATGATTCAACTGTTACTAAACGGCTACTTGACAATGGAGCTGTCATGCTAGGAAAGTTAAACATGGATGAATTTGCGATGGGATCATCAAATTCTAACAGTTGTTTTGGACATGTAAAAAATCCATGGGTAAGAGCAGATGGTGTTGAAGTTGTACCTGGAGGATCATCAGGTGGTTCAAGTGCTGCTGTAGCAGGATTCTTATGTGCTGGTGCTTTAGGTAGTGATACAGGTGGATCAGTACGTCAACCTGCAGCACTATGCGGGATAGTAGGGCTGAAACCAACATATGGAAGATGTTCAAGGTTTGGTATGATAGCATTTGCTAGCTCTCTTGACCAAGCAGGAGTACTGACACGTACAGTAGAAGATGCATCCTTAATGTTACAGTCAATTTGTGGATATGATATTCAAGATTCAACTTCTGCTAATATAGCTGTCCCTAAATTTTCTGAAAGTATTACACATACAATTAAAGGTAAACGTATTGGCATACCAAAGGAGTATGAATTATCGGGTAAATATCAAGAATATACTGAAGTTTCAGAAATGTGGGCCAAGGGAATACAATATCTCAAGGATGAAGGAGCTGAAATTATAGAAATTAGTTTACCACATACAAGTTATGCATTACCTGTATATTATATTATATGTTCTGCAGAAGCATCTTCTAACCTTGCAAGATATGATGGAATAAGGTATGGAGCACGCATATCATCTGATGACATTAATGAGATGTACGAGTTAACACGTGGACATAATTTTGGAACAGAAGTAAAACGCAGAATATTAATTGGAGCATATGTATTATCATCAGGATATTACGACGCATACTATAATAAAGCACAGCGTATCAGACACTTAGTAATAAATGATTTTGTTGAGTCATTTAAAAAAATTGACTACATACTGACTCCTACTACCCCTAAAGAAGCATTCGCAATAAACGAACAATTAGATACATTAACTATGTATTTAAATGATGTATTCACCGTTCCAGCAAGTTTAGCAGGATTACCTGCTATTTCCGTTCCAATAGGATTATCAAAAAGTAACTTACCACTTTCTTTACAAGTAATAGGTAACTATTACGATGAGGGAGGAATTTTAAATGTAGCTAGTATTATAGAAAAACATACAGGAAAAATTTTAAAATAG